A stretch of the Proteus sp. ZN5 genome encodes the following:
- the ycaO gene encoding 30S ribosomal protein S12 methylthiotransferase accessory factor YcaO → MSQTFIPGKDAALEDSIASFQQKLTDLGFNIEEASWLNPVPNVWSVHIRDKDCPLCFTNGKGASKKAALASALGEYFERLSTNYFFSDFWLGADIAEGEFVHYPSEKWFPLTEDDSVPAGLLDARLREFYDPEGELCGSELVDLQSSNHDRGICALPFIRQSDEKPVYIPVNIIANLYASNGMSAGNTKNEARVQGLSEVFERYVKNRIITERISLPEIPKEVLARYPAVIEAIETLEQEGFPIFSFDASLGGQFPVICVVLFNPQNGTCFASFGAHPDFGVALERTVTELLQGRSLKDLDVFNPPSFDDEEVGDHTNLETHFIDSSGLISWDLFKKDADYAFVDWNFSGTTEEEFHTLMSLCQQCDAEVYIMDYSHLGVYACRILVPGLSDIYPAEDLQLANNIMGVHWRDTILSLPTSQGTQEEYLSLIGQFDEDGLDDFTRIREMIGIAPGKDNGWSHLRVGELKSMLALAGGDLDQALVWVEWTQDFNASLFTPERQNYYRCLHNLLLLQQETEREPAQYMHAFSRMYSEKTLQAALNAMQGKQAFYGLQTIDPDLANLPVHQSLLAAYEKLQKAKRQSTK, encoded by the coding sequence ATGTCACAAACATTTATTCCTGGCAAAGATGCCGCACTGGAAGATTCTATCGCTAGCTTTCAGCAAAAATTAACCGACTTAGGATTTAACATTGAAGAAGCTTCATGGTTAAACCCTGTTCCTAACGTTTGGTCTGTTCATATTCGCGATAAAGATTGTCCTTTATGTTTCACTAACGGTAAAGGTGCTAGTAAAAAAGCAGCATTAGCTTCCGCATTAGGCGAATACTTTGAGCGTCTCTCAACCAATTATTTCTTCTCTGATTTCTGGCTAGGTGCTGATATTGCAGAAGGTGAATTTGTTCACTATCCAAGTGAAAAATGGTTCCCACTAACAGAAGATGATTCTGTTCCTGCTGGCTTATTAGATGCACGTTTACGTGAATTTTATGATCCTGAAGGTGAGTTATGTGGTAGTGAGTTAGTTGATTTACAATCAAGTAATCACGATCGCGGAATTTGCGCACTACCATTTATACGTCAATCTGATGAAAAGCCTGTTTATATTCCTGTAAACATTATTGCTAACCTATATGCATCTAATGGTATGTCAGCAGGAAATACAAAGAATGAAGCGCGCGTTCAAGGACTTTCTGAAGTTTTTGAACGTTATGTGAAAAATCGCATTATCACTGAAAGAATTAGCTTACCTGAAATTCCTAAAGAAGTTTTAGCTCGCTACCCTGCTGTTATTGAAGCGATTGAAACATTAGAGCAAGAAGGCTTCCCAATCTTTAGCTTTGACGCATCTTTAGGAGGTCAATTCCCTGTTATTTGTGTCGTATTATTCAATCCACAAAATGGCACATGCTTTGCCTCTTTTGGTGCTCACCCTGATTTTGGTGTGGCTTTAGAGCGTACGGTCACTGAGTTATTACAAGGCCGTAGTCTTAAAGATCTCGATGTCTTTAATCCACCGAGCTTTGATGATGAAGAAGTCGGTGATCACACTAATCTTGAAACACACTTTATTGACTCAAGCGGTTTAATTAGTTGGGATCTCTTTAAAAAAGATGCCGATTACGCATTTGTTGATTGGAACTTCAGTGGTACAACAGAAGAAGAGTTCCACACTTTAATGTCACTTTGCCAACAATGCGATGCAGAAGTCTATATCATGGACTACTCACACTTAGGTGTTTACGCTTGCCGTATTTTAGTGCCTGGTTTATCAGATATTTATCCTGCTGAAGATTTACAGTTAGCCAATAACATTATGGGTGTACATTGGCGTGACACGATCCTTTCTCTACCAACAAGTCAAGGCACTCAAGAAGAGTACCTTTCGCTTATTGGTCAGTTTGATGAAGATGGCTTAGACGACTTCACACGTATCAGAGAGATGATTGGTATTGCTCCGGGTAAAGATAATGGTTGGAGCCATTTACGTGTAGGTGAATTAAAATCAATGTTAGCGCTTGCAGGTGGCGATCTTGATCAAGCGCTTGTTTGGGTTGAATGGACTCAAGATTTTAATGCTTCTTTATTTACACCAGAGCGTCAAAACTATTATCGCTGTTTACACAATCTCTTATTATTACAACAAGAGACTGAACGTGAACCAGCACAATATATGCACGCATTTTCTCGTATGTATAGCGAAAAAACATTACAAGCGGCCTTAAATGCAATGCAAGGTAAACAAGCATTTTACGGATTACAAACTATTGATCCTGATTTAGCTAATTTACCTGTTCATCAATCGTTACTTGCAGCCTATGAGAAATTGCAGAAAGCAAAACGTCAATCGACTAAATAA
- the focA gene encoding formate transporter FocA has translation MKADSPFNLLSPADMAKVADDACCYKANKQIPMTYLSAFTAGMFISIAFVFYITATTGTASVPFGLAKLVGGICFSLGLMLVVVCGADLFTSTVLTIIPKATGRISWGKMFANWINVYLGNFVGALFFVALMWFAGQHMAANGLWGLNVLQTAQHKLEHTFIEAVCLGILANLMVCLAVWMSYAGRTLIDKLFALILPIGMFVASGFEHSIANMFLIPLGIVIKNFAPAEFWTKVGASSEQFSNLTVSNFLSNNLLPVTIGNIIGGAVLVGLVYWLMHLRGDKH, from the coding sequence ATGAAAGCTGACAGCCCTTTTAATTTATTATCACCTGCTGATATGGCAAAAGTTGCCGATGACGCATGTTGTTATAAAGCAAATAAACAGATCCCAATGACTTACTTATCTGCATTTACTGCGGGAATGTTTATATCAATTGCTTTTGTTTTTTATATTACTGCTACTACAGGTACCGCATCTGTTCCTTTTGGGCTGGCTAAATTAGTCGGTGGGATCTGCTTCTCTCTGGGATTAATGCTCGTTGTCGTTTGTGGCGCGGACTTATTCACCTCAACTGTTCTTACTATTATACCTAAAGCAACCGGACGTATATCTTGGGGCAAAATGTTTGCTAACTGGATAAATGTCTATCTTGGTAACTTTGTTGGCGCACTCTTTTTTGTCGCCTTAATGTGGTTTGCTGGTCAACATATGGCAGCAAATGGGCTTTGGGGGCTAAATGTTTTACAAACTGCGCAACATAAACTAGAGCACACGTTTATTGAAGCAGTTTGTTTAGGTATTCTAGCTAACTTAATGGTTTGTCTTGCAGTATGGATGAGCTATGCAGGTCGTACACTGATTGACAAGCTTTTTGCACTAATTTTACCTATCGGTATGTTCGTTGCTAGTGGTTTTGAGCACAGTATCGCTAACATGTTCCTTATTCCTTTAGGTATTGTTATTAAGAATTTTGCACCAGCAGAATTCTGGACTAAAGTAGGTGCATCATCCGAACAATTTTCAAATTTAACTGTATCAAATTTTCTCTCTAATAATTTATTACCTGTCACTATCGGTAACATTATTGGCGGGGCAGTCCTAGTCGGTCTGGTATACTGGTTAATGCATCTGCGCGGTGACAAACATTAA
- the pflB gene encoding formate C-acetyltransferase: MSDLNEKFAEAWKGFSEGEWQNGVNVRDFIQKNYTPYEGDESFLAGSTKATDTLWEQVMEGIKIENRTHAPVDFDTSVASTITSHDAGYITKDLEQIVGLQTDAPLKRAIIPFGGIRMVESSCHAYNRELDPELKKIFTDYRKTHNQGVFDVYTPDIMKCRKSGILTGLPDAYGRGRIIGDYRRVALYGIEFLRKDKFAQFTSLQERMEKGEDLEMTIQLREEIAEQHAALGQIQEMAAKYGYDISRPAQNAKEAVQWTYFGYLAAVKSQNGAAMSFGRVSTFLDIYIQRDIDAGLLTEEQAQELIDHLVMKLRMVRFLRTPEYDELFSGDPIWATESLAGMGLDGRTMVTKNTFRFLNTLYTMGPSPEPNMTILWSEQLPINFKKYAAKVSIDTSSIQYENDDLMRPDFDSDDYAIACCVSPMVVGKQMQFFGARANLAKTLLYTINGGVDEKLKIQVGPKHAPIKDEVLNFDTVMNQMDHFMDWLATQYVTALNVIHYMHDKYSYEAALMALHDRDVYRTMACGIAGLSVAADSLSAIKYAKVSPIRDENGLAVDFKIDGEYPQFGNNDSRVDDIACDLVERFMKKIQKLRTYRNAVPTQSILTITSNVVYGKKTGNTPDGRRAGAPFGPGANPMHGRDQKGAVASLTSVAKLPFAYAKDGISYTFSIVPNALGKDDDVRKANLAGLMDGYFHHEAGIEGGQHLNVNVMNREMLLEAMEDPEKYPQLTIRVSGYAVRFNSLTKEQQQDVITRTFTQTM; this comes from the coding sequence ATGTCTGATTTAAATGAAAAATTTGCTGAAGCATGGAAAGGTTTTTCTGAAGGTGAATGGCAGAACGGTGTTAACGTTCGTGACTTTATTCAAAAAAACTATACTCCATATGAAGGCGACGAATCTTTCCTAGCAGGTTCCACTAAAGCAACTGATACACTTTGGGAACAAGTTATGGAAGGCATCAAAATTGAAAACCGTACGCATGCGCCGGTTGATTTTGATACTTCTGTTGCTTCAACTATCACATCTCACGATGCAGGTTACATCACTAAAGATTTAGAACAAATCGTAGGTTTACAGACTGATGCACCTCTGAAACGTGCGATCATCCCATTCGGTGGTATCCGTATGGTTGAAAGTTCTTGCCACGCTTACAACCGTGAGCTGGATCCAGAACTGAAAAAAATCTTTACTGATTACCGTAAAACTCACAACCAAGGCGTTTTCGATGTTTATACTCCAGACATCATGAAATGCCGTAAATCTGGTATTTTAACAGGTTTACCAGATGCATATGGTCGTGGCCGTATCATCGGTGACTACCGTCGTGTTGCACTGTACGGTATTGAGTTCCTGCGTAAAGATAAATTTGCCCAATTCACCTCTTTACAAGAAAGAATGGAAAAAGGCGAAGATCTGGAAATGACTATCCAACTGCGTGAAGAAATCGCAGAGCAGCACGCTGCTTTAGGTCAAATCCAAGAAATGGCAGCGAAATACGGTTACGATATTTCTCGTCCAGCTCAAAACGCTAAAGAAGCAGTACAATGGACTTACTTCGGTTACTTAGCCGCTGTTAAATCTCAAAACGGTGCTGCAATGTCATTTGGTCGTGTATCTACTTTCTTAGATATCTACATCCAACGTGATATTGATGCAGGTTTACTGACCGAAGAACAAGCTCAGGAATTAATTGACCACTTAGTCATGAAATTACGTATGGTTCGTTTCTTACGTACTCCTGAATATGATGAGCTGTTCTCTGGTGACCCAATCTGGGCAACAGAATCTTTAGCAGGTATGGGTTTAGATGGCCGTACTATGGTAACTAAGAATACTTTCCGTTTCTTAAATACCCTGTACACAATGGGTCCATCACCAGAACCAAACATGACCATTCTGTGGTCAGAACAACTGCCTATCAACTTTAAAAAATACGCAGCAAAAGTCTCAATCGATACTTCTTCAATCCAGTACGAAAATGATGACTTAATGCGTCCTGACTTCGACAGCGATGACTATGCAATCGCATGTTGTGTTAGCCCAATGGTTGTTGGTAAACAAATGCAGTTCTTCGGTGCTCGTGCAAACTTAGCGAAAACCTTACTGTATACCATCAATGGTGGTGTTGACGAAAAACTGAAAATCCAAGTAGGTCCAAAACATGCTCCAATCAAGGACGAAGTATTAAACTTCGATACCGTGATGAACCAAATGGATCACTTTATGGATTGGTTAGCAACTCAGTACGTCACTGCGCTGAACGTTATCCATTACATGCACGATAAATACAGCTATGAAGCAGCTCTGATGGCACTTCATGACCGTGATGTATATCGTACAATGGCATGTGGTATCGCAGGTCTATCTGTTGCTGCTGACTCACTGTCTGCAATCAAATATGCAAAAGTTTCTCCAATCCGTGATGAAAACGGCTTAGCGGTTGACTTCAAAATTGATGGCGAATACCCACAATTCGGTAACAACGATTCTCGTGTAGATGACATCGCTTGTGACTTAGTTGAACGTTTCATGAAGAAAATTCAGAAACTGCGTACATACCGTAATGCGGTACCTACACAGTCAATCCTGACTATTACTTCAAACGTTGTTTACGGTAAGAAAACAGGTAATACTCCAGACGGTCGTCGTGCAGGCGCACCATTCGGACCAGGTGCTAACCCAATGCACGGTCGTGACCAAAAAGGTGCGGTAGCTTCTCTGACTTCTGTTGCGAAACTACCATTTGCTTATGCGAAAGATGGTATTTCTTACACCTTCTCAATCGTACCGAATGCATTAGGTAAAGATGATGATGTTCGTAAAGCGAACCTTGCTGGTCTGATGGATGGTTACTTCCACCACGAAGCTGGCATCGAAGGTGGTCAACACCTGAACGTCAACGTGATGAACCGTGAAATGCTGTTAGAAGCAATGGAAGATCCTGAGAAATATCCTCAGTTAACTATCCGTGTTTCTGGTTATGCAGTTCGCTTTAACTCACTGACTAAAGAGCAACAGCAAGACGTTATCACCCGTACATTTACACAAACAATGTAA
- the pflA gene encoding pyruvate formate lyase 1-activating protein: MSVLGRIHSFESCGTVDGPGIRFIVFFQGCLMRCLYCHNRDTWDTHGGQIVTVDELMKEAVTYRHFMNASGGGVTASGGEAILQAEFVRDWFRACQKENIHTCLDTNGFVRRYDPVIDELMDATDLVMLDLKQINDEIHQKLVGVSNQRTLEFARYLAKRGQKTWVRYVVVPGWSDDDDSAHRLGEFIKDMKNIEKVELLPYHELGKHKWVALGEEYKLDGIHPPSKETMENVKSILESYGHKVIY, from the coding sequence ATGTCCGTACTTGGTCGTATCCACTCATTTGAATCCTGCGGTACTGTTGACGGTCCCGGAATACGTTTCATTGTTTTCTTTCAAGGATGCTTAATGAGATGCCTCTATTGTCACAACCGTGACACATGGGATACTCATGGTGGGCAAATCGTCACAGTTGATGAACTAATGAAAGAGGCGGTTACCTATCGTCATTTTATGAATGCTTCTGGCGGCGGTGTTACTGCTTCTGGCGGCGAAGCAATTTTGCAAGCAGAGTTTGTACGTGATTGGTTCCGTGCTTGCCAGAAAGAAAATATCCATACCTGTTTAGATACTAACGGCTTTGTTCGTCGTTATGATCCCGTTATTGATGAATTAATGGATGCCACTGACTTAGTGATGCTCGACCTAAAACAAATCAATGATGAGATCCACCAGAAACTGGTTGGTGTATCAAACCAGCGTACACTTGAATTCGCTCGTTATTTAGCAAAACGAGGCCAAAAAACATGGGTTCGTTATGTGGTTGTACCGGGTTGGTCTGATGATGATGATTCTGCTCATCGTTTAGGCGAATTTATTAAAGATATGAAAAATATCGAAAAAGTAGAACTTCTTCCTTACCACGAACTTGGCAAACATAAATGGGTAGCTTTAGGAGAAGAATACAAACTAGATGGTATTCACCCACCGTCAAAAGAGACGATGGAAAATGTAAAATCCATTCTTGAGTCTTACGGTCATAAAGTTATCTATTAA
- a CDS encoding BPSS1780 family membrane protein, with the protein MEQDNNSSLTEPQEVFTPTPQARGASGGVRWLGLGWDLIKERFWMWIGVIIIYFIVSLIISTILGFIPLLGPIISPFVTTVLAAGVVAIAHQQYETQRIDVDTLFVGFYNKRYLSLMGAYGISFLILLAGIILAILVSSAAMMDIFYAINSDYPEEIIAEMMVENSSGFTLFFVIIAIFGALSTAAYWFVPALVLVNGYKALPAVKASLSAVKINLSGGFFFFILLFFIIAISVIPFGLGLLITIPLSYTAMYGSYRDVFYHHNVGSQGNNGGNGGNGTISLNKTAESNIGKLVS; encoded by the coding sequence ATGGAACAAGACAATAATTCATCGCTAACAGAGCCACAAGAGGTATTTACGCCTACTCCTCAAGCGCGAGGCGCCTCAGGTGGTGTTCGCTGGTTAGGACTGGGATGGGATTTAATAAAAGAACGTTTTTGGATGTGGATAGGCGTTATTATTATCTACTTTATCGTTAGTCTTATTATATCAACTATTCTTGGATTTATTCCGCTATTGGGTCCAATCATTTCACCTTTTGTTACTACTGTATTAGCTGCAGGTGTTGTGGCAATTGCCCATCAGCAGTATGAAACTCAACGCATTGATGTTGATACCTTATTTGTTGGTTTCTATAATAAACGCTATCTTAGTTTGATGGGTGCTTACGGTATTAGTTTTCTCATTTTACTTGCTGGTATTATTCTGGCTATTTTAGTCAGCAGTGCCGCTATGATGGATATTTTTTATGCTATCAATAGCGATTATCCCGAAGAGATCATTGCTGAAATGATGGTAGAAAACTCATCTGGATTTACATTATTTTTTGTTATTATCGCTATTTTTGGTGCGTTAAGTACTGCAGCCTATTGGTTTGTTCCTGCACTTGTATTAGTTAATGGTTACAAGGCACTCCCTGCGGTTAAAGCAAGCCTTTCAGCAGTAAAAATAAACTTATCGGGTGGGTTCTTCTTCTTTATTTTGCTGTTCTTTATTATCGCTATTAGTGTTATTCCATTTGGTTTAGGATTATTAATCACTATTCCTCTTTCTTACACTGCGATGTATGGTTCTTATCGTGACGTTTTTTATCACCACAATGTAGGTAGCCAAGGAAATAATGGCGGAAATGGTGGAAATGGAACAATTTCTCTAAATAAAACCGCTGAATCTAATATTGGTAAATTAGTAAGTTAA
- the allD gene encoding ureidoglycolate dehydrogenase, which yields MIVSKQQLHQLIKNKLHHAGLSESHADTVADVLVHADAKGIHSHGAVRVEYYAERISKGGTNTAPDFTYTETGPCSAVFDGDNGAGHVAAKDAMERAIKMAQEKGVAVVGVRRIGHSGALSYFVEQASQAGMVGISLCQSDPMVVPFGGSEVYYGTNPIAFSAPGVGDKHITFDMATTVQAWGKVLDARSRHVDIPDTWAVDESGKTTTDPFAVKGLLPIAGPKGYGLMMMVDVLSGILLGLPFGKHVSSMYHDLTQGRELGQLHIVINPAFFTDASLFREHISQVMGELNAIKPAPNVNKVLYPGENSQIEEQRSEKEGIEIVDEIYNYLISDALYNKSYDNKNPFAG from the coding sequence ATGATAGTTTCTAAACAGCAGTTACATCAATTAATAAAAAACAAATTACATCATGCAGGATTAAGTGAGTCTCATGCTGATACGGTGGCTGATGTCTTAGTCCATGCTGATGCTAAAGGTATTCATTCTCATGGTGCTGTGCGTGTAGAGTATTATGCAGAGCGGATCAGTAAAGGTGGTACAAATACGGCTCCTGATTTTACTTACACTGAAACAGGACCCTGTAGCGCCGTATTTGATGGTGATAATGGTGCTGGACATGTTGCAGCGAAAGACGCAATGGAACGCGCAATTAAAATGGCACAGGAGAAGGGAGTTGCTGTTGTTGGTGTAAGACGAATTGGTCATAGCGGCGCACTGTCTTACTTTGTTGAACAGGCATCACAAGCGGGTATGGTAGGTATTTCATTGTGTCAATCTGATCCAATGGTTGTTCCTTTTGGCGGCTCAGAGGTGTATTACGGCACAAATCCTATTGCATTTTCTGCTCCAGGCGTAGGTGATAAACATATTACATTTGATATGGCGACAACAGTACAGGCGTGGGGCAAGGTGCTTGATGCACGTTCACGTCATGTCGATATTCCTGATACTTGGGCTGTCGATGAAAGCGGAAAAACTACAACCGATCCTTTTGCAGTAAAAGGGTTATTGCCTATTGCAGGCCCTAAAGGTTATGGCTTGATGATGATGGTTGATGTGTTGTCTGGTATTTTACTTGGGCTTCCTTTTGGTAAACATGTCAGTTCGATGTATCACGATTTAACACAAGGGCGAGAATTAGGTCAATTGCACATTGTTATTAATCCCGCATTCTTTACTGATGCCTCTCTATTTAGAGAACATATCTCACAGGTTATGGGTGAATTAAATGCAATTAAGCCTGCACCGAATGTAAATAAAGTTCTTTATCCTGGTGAGAATAGTCAAATTGAAGAGCAAAGAAGTGAAAAAGAAGGCATTGAAATTGTTGATGAAATTTATAATTATTTAATCTCTGACGCACTTTACAATAAATCTTATGATAATAAAAATCCGTTTGCTGGTTAA
- a CDS encoding MetQ/NlpA family ABC transporter substrate-binding protein: MKLTVFKKLGSLLLISLALSACKPSDEKSENKLIIGASSTPHAEILEFIKPQLAKEGLELDIRIFNDYIIPNQALAEKELDANFFQHVPYLNKTLADHPDWKLVSAGAVHMHPYRFFSQKYKSLQDLPNGAKMISSNNLAQHGHILKLFQDEGIIKLRDGIDPDDSTIDDIVENPRNIKFLFTYDGPLLPQIYKNGEADVASIDGHFAINAGLDLTKEVIYTEPAANSKFANVIVIREEDKNDPRIAKLMVQLKAPETKKFILDNFKGEAVPVP, from the coding sequence ATGAAATTAACAGTATTTAAAAAACTGGGATCACTGCTACTTATTAGCCTAGCGCTCTCTGCTTGTAAACCATCAGATGAAAAATCAGAAAATAAATTAATTATCGGTGCATCAAGTACACCTCACGCGGAAATTCTGGAATTTATTAAACCACAATTAGCAAAAGAAGGATTAGAGTTAGATATTCGAATTTTTAATGATTATATTATTCCTAATCAGGCATTAGCGGAAAAAGAATTAGATGCAAACTTCTTTCAACATGTCCCTTATTTAAATAAAACACTTGCCGATCACCCTGATTGGAAATTAGTATCAGCAGGCGCAGTACATATGCATCCATATCGCTTTTTCTCTCAAAAGTATAAAAGTTTACAAGATTTACCTAATGGTGCAAAAATGATAAGTAGTAATAATCTGGCACAACATGGACATATATTAAAACTGTTCCAAGATGAAGGCATAATCAAATTACGAGATGGTATTGATCCTGACGATTCTACAATTGATGATATTGTAGAAAATCCTCGTAATATTAAGTTTTTATTTACCTATGATGGCCCATTATTACCACAAATTTATAAAAATGGAGAAGCTGATGTCGCTTCTATTGATGGACACTTTGCGATTAATGCAGGGCTCGATTTAACCAAAGAAGTTATTTATACAGAGCCTGCCGCTAACAGTAAGTTTGCCAATGTGATTGTCATAAGAGAAGAAGATAAAAACGACCCGCGTATTGCTAAATTAATGGTACAGTTAAAAGCGCCTGAAACCAAAAAATTTATTTTGGATAACTTTAAAGGTGAAGCCGTTCCTGTTCCATAA
- a CDS encoding methionine ABC transporter permease, whose amino-acid sequence MDEIQNWINSYLPHLKLNVLGEETLNTLYMTLVSGALSCLLGILIGVALFLTAKEGYKEQVSIYRTLSFIVNIFRAVPFIILIILLFPFTKLIVGTILGVNAALPALVISAAAFYARLVELALREVDKGVIEASLSMGANLPTLIFKVLLPESSPALVSGLTVTLISLVGGTAVAGAIGAGGLGNLAYLEGFQRSHLDVVWIATLVILFIVLCIQLLGDSVVRNIDKR is encoded by the coding sequence ATGGATGAAATACAAAATTGGATTAATAGTTATTTACCTCATTTAAAACTCAATGTATTAGGTGAAGAAACATTAAATACATTATATATGACACTTGTTTCTGGTGCATTATCTTGCTTATTAGGGATCTTAATTGGTGTCGCATTATTTCTAACGGCAAAAGAGGGATATAAAGAGCAGGTTTCTATATATAGAACACTCTCATTTATTGTAAATATTTTTAGAGCGGTTCCTTTTATTATTTTAATTATCTTATTGTTTCCTTTTACTAAATTAATTGTGGGAACCATATTAGGTGTTAATGCAGCACTACCTGCATTAGTGATTTCAGCTGCTGCTTTTTATGCTAGGTTGGTTGAATTAGCATTACGTGAAGTTGATAAAGGTGTAATAGAAGCAAGCCTCTCAATGGGCGCTAATTTACCAACACTAATATTTAAGGTGTTATTACCTGAATCTTCGCCAGCTCTTGTTTCTGGTTTAACGGTAACATTGATTTCTTTAGTGGGTGGAACAGCTGTTGCCGGTGCAATAGGTGCGGGTGGATTAGGTAATTTGGCTTATTTAGAAGGGTTTCAGCGCAGCCATCTTGATGTAGTTTGGATTGCGACATTAGTGATTTTATTTATTGTGTTATGTATTCAGTTATTGGGAGATAGTGTTGTAAGAAATATAGATAAACGCTAA
- a CDS encoding ATP-binding cassette domain-containing protein: MITLKNVSKIYQRGKKQTVAVDDINLNIEQGDIFGIIGYSGAGKSSLIRLLNRLEPVTKGEVIVGKYNITTSSEREIRKIRHSIGMIFQHFNLLWSRTVRENIEFPLEISGLDKKQRFQRASELMELVGLADKADEYPSTLSGGQKQRVGIARALANNPDVLLCDEATSALDPKTTQTILALLAEINKKMNITIVLITHEMQVVKAICNKVAVIEQGKIIEQGKVVKIFNQPKHKVTQQFLSQSVHVADNSDDIDNIKQQSTVIKLLLQEGKKYDYLLYDLISKFNEPINLIKGSFSQESGFIYLQLNNKSDEIIQYLENNKFDIAVV, translated from the coding sequence ATGATAACACTAAAAAATGTCAGCAAAATTTATCAGCGAGGGAAAAAGCAAACTGTTGCTGTTGATGATATTAATTTAAATATCGAGCAGGGAGATATCTTTGGCATTATTGGTTATAGCGGTGCTGGGAAAAGTAGCTTAATTCGTTTATTGAATCGTTTAGAGCCTGTAACAAAAGGGGAAGTGATTGTTGGCAAATACAATATTACCACTAGCAGTGAACGTGAGATCCGTAAAATCCGTCACTCAATTGGTATGATCTTTCAACATTTCAATTTGCTGTGGTCACGTACTGTTAGAGAGAATATTGAGTTCCCGCTCGAAATTTCAGGATTAGATAAGAAACAACGTTTTCAACGTGCGAGCGAATTAATGGAGTTAGTTGGGCTTGCTGATAAAGCCGATGAATATCCATCAACATTAAGTGGTGGACAAAAACAACGTGTTGGTATTGCTAGAGCATTAGCAAATAACCCTGATGTCTTATTATGTGATGAAGCAACATCTGCATTAGATCCGAAAACAACACAAACAATTTTAGCTCTACTTGCTGAAATTAATAAAAAAATGAACATTACAATTGTGTTGATCACGCATGAAATGCAAGTTGTAAAAGCGATATGCAATAAAGTAGCCGTTATTGAGCAAGGAAAAATAATTGAACAAGGCAAAGTGGTAAAAATCTTTAACCAGCCAAAACATAAAGTGACACAACAGTTTTTATCACAATCAGTACATGTAGCAGATAACAGTGATGATATTGATAATATAAAGCAGCAAAGCACAGTAATAAAACTGTTACTGCAAGAGGGTAAAAAATATGACTATTTACTTTATGATTTAATTTCTAAATTTAATGAACCTATTAATTTAATAAAAGGTAGTTTTTCGCAAGAGAGTGGGTTTATTTATTTACAGTTAAATAATAAATCGGATGAAATTATCCAATATCTTGAGAATAATAAATTTGATATAGCGGTCGTGTGA